The window GTTCAAAACTATCTGCGACATCTATAATTCCGTTTGTAATTGCAACGCAGCCAATAGATAGTATCTTATCTGTTTTTGTATTTAAACCCGTGGTCTCTGTATCGAACACTACAAATCGTGTCGTTTCTAAAAGATTGGAGGTGTACTTAAAGGTTTCCGCGTAAGCGTTATAAAAATCGGGATATATTTTACGCTTAAACCAGCCCATTATAACATTTGAGAGAGTTTATAACGTATGCTTAATAACTCTTGGATGTCTTTGATAGGTTTAAAGCAACCTTTAAGTTTTAGTTTATTGGATTTGCTTAAGTTTTTTACATCTATATAGCGTCCAGAGTCTTTGTTTTTCAAGCCTTGTTTGGTTCTAAAACGTAAAAGAATTCTGAAGGCATAGATACAAGACTCGTATAAATCTTTGTTTTGAGGTTCTAGCTCGACCAGTTTTTGATAGCGTGCAATGGTGCTATTAAACTCTTTGACATTATGAGAAAGGATTAACACACGGGCAGCATCTACAAGTGGCATAATGGCACGAAGTTTAATATCAAATTGATCCTTATGTTCTCCAGAGTCTTCCACTAGAAAATTTCGGAAAAAACTTAAAGGTGGTGGGTTTTTTAAAACATTTCGTCCCATAAAATTCAAGAAAATACTATAATTATCAATCGCTTGAAAAATACTATCCGACATTTGGCTAACCAAATTTTGATTTCCGTAAACTAGATTGTAGTCAAAAAAGATATTGCAAAGCATCAATTTATCCTCGTCAGGATGTGTGATCCAATTGGTAAATTGTGATTTCCAATCAGAAACGGATAAACACCATTTTGGATTACTAGCCATCATATTTGCTGGACATAGCTCAAAACCAACAATCGCTAGTTTATCATTTACGGATTGTGCTAATTTTAAGAAATAGGTTTTAGTTTTACTTTCTTCAATAGAATCTTCGTAGACTAAGGCATTGTCTTGATCTGTGAATAATAATTGTTCTTTTCTACCTTGACTTCCAATGGCTAACCATGCAAAAGACACGGGAGGAGCTTTTGAGGATTCGGCAATAGATAAGTCAATAACACGTTTGGTAATGGCGTCATTGATTGCAGATATGATTTTGGATATAAAACTAATTGGCATACTTTGTTTAAGATAGCCTTTAAGTAAGTTTTGCGCCTTTTCTCGTATGTATTTTAAGGATTCTGCTGAGGTTGCACGTTTAATTTCTTTAATTAAAACGGAAGGATTGTTTCCGTGGATAACAATTATATCGTGTTCTGATAAGATACCAATAAGGTCCGAGTTTGACGTGCCATCCGTAGTAATACATAAGTGAGAAATATCATACGTTAGCATCGCGATTTGTGCTTCTGCAACGGATATGTTTTCAGGAAACGTCAAGACGGGTTTAGACATAATGGTTTCCACTTGTTCTGAGATAGGGTGTAAACCTGTAGCGACTTTATTACGTAAATCTTTATCCGTTATAATTCCAATTGGTAATTTGTTTTCTGTAATAATTATGGAGCCTACTTTATTCTGGCTCATAATTAATGAGGCCTCTTTTATAGTTGTATTAATATTACAAACGATTGGATTTTTAGAGTAGTTAACCGATTGTACTTCTGTAAAAGTCGAGGCTTCTGGTTTTAAAATGGCAACATTAGCAAATAAAGTCCCTTTGTCCTCATTACTATACGGATTACGGGTATTAGTTGCAAAACTTGCAATTATAAATTGATTGGCCTTTTTATTATTAATGATAATATCTTCCAATAATTTTGAAGATATACTGTAGACAATACTCTCTTCAATGGCTTTTGCATCTAACAAATAATGGTCTTTACGGATTAGTGCTCTTAGTCCAAAAATATCACCTTCATCACATTCGTCTACCAATTTGTCTCCCCTAAAAACACCAATAGCACCATCTTTTACCACGTAAAAGGAGTCGTGTAAATCTTCGTTCTGTTTAAACAGAAACGTATCTTTTTCTAGGTATAACACTTTGACTTCTGACGCAATAGCAAATAATTGCTCATGGTTTAAAGCATTAAAAGGAGGGAAGCCTTTCAGAAAATCTAAAATACGTTCGGCAATGGTGTTTTTCATACTACTAAGTTATATAAAATAATATAAATTAGTAAGCCAAACGTATTTTGATTTTATTTAAAAGAGGTTATTTATGAGATGATTTGTTTTTCAATAAAGTGAAGGTAATATACGTTTTAATACACTGCGGGATTATCGGTTAGTGTTTTCATGTAAGCGATAATGGCTTGCTGCTCGGTTTCTGTAAGGTCTAAATTATC is drawn from Psychroserpens sp. NJDZ02 and contains these coding sequences:
- a CDS encoding DUF294 nucleotidyltransferase-like domain-containing protein yields the protein MKNTIAERILDFLKGFPPFNALNHEQLFAIASEVKVLYLEKDTFLFKQNEDLHDSFYVVKDGAIGVFRGDKLVDECDEGDIFGLRALIRKDHYLLDAKAIEESIVYSISSKLLEDIIINNKKANQFIIASFATNTRNPYSNEDKGTLFANVAILKPEASTFTEVQSVNYSKNPIVCNINTTIKEASLIMSQNKVGSIIITENKLPIGIITDKDLRNKVATGLHPISEQVETIMSKPVLTFPENISVAEAQIAMLTYDISHLCITTDGTSNSDLIGILSEHDIIVIHGNNPSVLIKEIKRATSAESLKYIREKAQNLLKGYLKQSMPISFISKIISAINDAITKRVIDLSIAESSKAPPVSFAWLAIGSQGRKEQLLFTDQDNALVYEDSIEESKTKTYFLKLAQSVNDKLAIVGFELCPANMMASNPKWCLSVSDWKSQFTNWITHPDEDKLMLCNIFFDYNLVYGNQNLVSQMSDSIFQAIDNYSIFLNFMGRNVLKNPPPLSFFRNFLVEDSGEHKDQFDIKLRAIMPLVDAARVLILSHNVKEFNSTIARYQKLVELEPQNKDLYESCIYAFRILLRFRTKQGLKNKDSGRYIDVKNLSKSNKLKLKGCFKPIKDIQELLSIRYKLSQML